The Acidobacteriota bacterium genome segment AAATACTCCGGGTTGTTGACGATGAACTGGTCGAGGGGTGCGCTTGAGGCGACAAGAACGGCCGCCGAACTTCCGGTCTTCCGGCCCGCCCGCCCGGCTCTCTGCCAGGTGCTGGCGATCGTCCCCGGATAGCCGGCCATGACGGCCGCGTCGAGCGTTCCGATGTCGATGCCGAGTTCCAGGGCGTTTGTGGAGACGACGCCGAGGATGTCGCCTTCGCGCAACCCCTTTTCGACCTCCCGCCTTTTGATGGGCAGGTAGCCGCCGCGATAGCCGCGGATGAGACCCTCCTGGCCGACTTTCGAGGCGATGTCGCCCTTGAGATAAGTGACAAGAACCTCGGTTATCAACCGGCTGGGGGCGAAGACGATCGTCTGCAGATTGTTGTTCAGGAAAATCGAGGCCACGCGCCGGGTCTCGTTGACGTAGGATTTTCGGATGCCCAGGGCGGCATTGACGACGGGAGGCGTGTAGAAGATGAAGAATTTTTCGCCCCGGGGCGCTCCGTTGTCGTCGATCAGGGCGACGGGAGCTTCGATCATGCGCTCGGCCATCTCGACGGGGTTGGCGATGGTCGCCGTGCACAGGATGAAGACGGGATCGCTGCCGTAGAAGCGGGCGATCCGCCGCAGCCGCCTCAGAACATTGGCCAGGTGGCTGCCGAAGACGCCCCGGTAATTGTGGAGTTCGTCGATGACGACGTACTTCAGGTTTTCGAACAGCTTGATCCACTTCGTGTGGTGGGGCAGGATTCCGGCGTGAAGCATATCCGGGTTGGTGAGGATGATGTGGCCGCGGGCCCGGATGGCTTTGCGCGCATCCTGGGGCGTGTCGCCGTCGTAGGTGAAGATCCGGATCTCTTCGGGAAGCGACCGGGTGACCTCGTCGAGTTCGGCCCGCTGGTCGTTGGCCAGGGCTTTTGTCGGGAAAAGGTAGAGCGCCCGCGTCGAGGTGTCCTTGAGGATGGCGTCGAGAACGGGGAGGTTGTAACAGAGGGTTTTTCCCGAGGCCGTGGGAGTGACGACGACCGTATTCCGGCGGTCTCCGACTGCCTCCCAGGCTGCATGCTGGTGGGAATAGAGTTCGGTGAAGCCCCGGGCCTTCAGAACGTCGGTCAGGGCGGAATGGACATCCGGCGGATAGGGGCGGTAACGGCCCTCCCGGGCCGGGATGTGGCGGACGTCGCGCAGCGAATCCGTCCGGAGGGCCAGGTCGCTCAGATCGGCCAGGGATTTTCGAATTTTTTCGGCGCTGCTCATGGGCGTCGGGACGCCGCTTATCGTATAGAAAACCGCGCCGCCGGTCAAATCGCCGGAGAGGCGGGGCCCGTGCTACAATATCCCGTCATGCTTGAAGAGATCCGCGTCAAACGGGCGGCCCAGCACAACCTGAAGGGCATCGATGTCGGTCTGCCCCGCAACAAACTCGTCGTCGTCACCGGCCCGAGCGGTTCGGGCAAGTCCTCCCTGGCCTTCGACACCCTGTTCGCCGAAGGGCAGCGGCGATACATCGAATGCCTGTCGGCCTACGCCCGGCAATTCGTCGAGCAGATGGAGAAACCCGACGTGGAGTCGGTCGAGGGCATTTCGCCGGCCGTTTCCATCGACCAGAAAACAATCTCCGCCAACCCCCGGTCGACCGTGGGAACGGTGACCGAGATCAGCGATTTCCTGCGGCTGCTGTTCGCCCGGGCCGGCGCGCCCCACTGCCCGCGCTGCGGCCGGGAGGTTCGATCCCAGTCCCGGGAACAGATTCTCATCCGGGTCGGCGAGGATTTCGCGGAGCGCCGCGTCAAGCTTCTGGCCCCTCTGGTCCGGGGGCGCAAAGGCGAATACCAGAGGCTGTTCGAGAGGATGAGGAAAAAGGGATATCTCCGGGTCCGGGTCGACGGCGCCTTGACGGAACTCGATGACGACATTCCTCTGGATAAAACCCGCAAACACACCATAGATGTTTTGGTCGATGACCTTGTCCTGAACGATGCCTCCGGCGATCGGACGGCGGAATCCGTGGCCAAAGCCCTGGAACTTTCGGGAGGCGATCTCCTTCTCATCGACGAGGAGGGGCAAGACCATCTCTATTCCGGAAAATTTCTCTGCCCCGACTGCGCCGTCAACCTGCCCGAGCTCGAACCCCGCAGTTTTTCGTTCAACAGTCCCTACGGGGCCTGCCGGGTTTGTAACGGTTTGGGATTTGCCGCGGAAGTCGACGAATGGGGTGAGACCGTGCTCAAGGAGGAGGCCTGTGCGGCCTGCCGCGGCGCCCGGCTGCGTCCGGAAAGCCTGGCCGTCAAGGTCGGCGGTCTGTCCATTCATGAAATCGGCGAACTCCCACTCGACGGGCTGGCCGAAAAAATTCCGGAGTTTGTTTTTCTCACCGGGATTCGCCCTGTGGCCGATAAAATCCTCAAGGAGATCTCCGGACGTCTGGCCGTTTTGAAAGAACTCGGAATGGGGTATCTTCAATTGAACCGCACGGCCGTCTCCCTTTCCGGCGGGGAAGCCCAGCGTCTGCGTCTGGCCGCCCAGGTGGGGGCCCGGCTGCGGGGTGTGCTCTATGTCCTCGACGAGCCGACCATCGGCCTTCACCAGAGAGACAACGGCCGTCTGATTGCGCTTTTGAAAAGCCTGCGTGACGAGGGCAACTCCGTCATCGTTGTCGAGCACGACGAGCAGACCATCCGGGCCGCCGACCATATTCTCGACCTCGGCCCCGGTGCGGGCGAAGCCGGGGGATACAAGGTGGCCGAAGGACCGATCGAGACGCTCCTGTCCGATCCGGCCTCGCTCACGGCCCTCTATCTCCGCGGTGAAAAGAGCGTCGCCGTCCCGTCCGAAAGGCGGAAGCCTGCGCATTGCCTGACCATCCTGAGCCCCCGGGAACACAACCTGAAGGGCATGGACGTCGACATTCCCCTGGGCGTCATGACCGCCGTGACCGGGGTCTCCGGTTCGGGGAAAAGCACGCTCGTTCATGATGTGCTCTTCAAGAGCCTGATGAACGTCTTGCATGATTCGGGATTCAAGGCCGGCGCCCATCAGGGGATTCGGGGCGTGGACAAGATCGATAAAGTCGTGGCCGTCGACCAGAAACCCATCGGCCGGACCCCGCGTTCGAATCCGGCCACCTATACTGGGGTGTTCACGATCCTTCGGGAGGTCTTCTCCCGAACGGCCGAGGCCCGGGCGAGAGGTTACGGCGCGGGACGGTTCAGTTTCAATGTGGCCGGCGGCCGCTGCGAGGAATGCCGAGGGGCGGGGGTCAAGAAAATCGCCATGCACTTCCTGCCTGATGTTTTCGTCACCTGCGATCGATGTGCGGGAAAGCGGTACAATCGGGAAACCCTGGCCGTCTTCTACAGGGACAAGACAATCGCCGATTTTTTGGACATGACGGTGGATGAAGCCGTTGAGGAGCTCCGGGCGCATCCCCTGTTGAAGAGGAAACTGGCTGTTCTGAAGGAGGTCGGTCTGGGCTATCTCCGGCTGGGACAGCCTGCGCCGACGCTGTCCGGCGGCGAGGCGCAGAGGATCAAGCTCAGCCGCGAGCTGGGACGGAAAGCCACGGGACGGACGCTTTATATTCTGGATGAACCGACGACCGGACTTCATTTCGACGATGTCTCCCGGCTTCTGGCGGTCCTGCGCGAACTGGTCGCTCTGGGCAACACGGTGGTCGTTATTGAACACAACCTTGATGTCGTCAAGGCAAGCGACTATATTATTGACTTGGGCCCGGAGGGCGGCGAGGCCGGCGGCCGGATCGTCGCCCGGGGCACGCCGGAAGAGGTCGCCGAAGTCGAGTCGTCCCACACCGGGCGATTCCTGAAGGCGGTTCTCGAGCGGTCCGGTCGCGAAGGAGAACAAGGAAAGCCATGGCATTTTTAGATATTCCGGGGCATGGCCGGATCAAGAACATCCTGAAGCGGGCGCTTGCCAAGGGCCGCCTGCCTCATGCCCTGATCTTCTCCGGTCCCGAGGACTTGGGGAAAAAGGCTACGGCCCTGGTTCTGGCCCAAGCCCTGAACTGCCTGGAGCTTTCGGACGACGCCTGCGGGCGATGCGCCAACTGCCGGGCCATAAAAAACGGCCGATTTCCGGATGTTCTGGAAATCGAGCCGGTGACCTCCAGCATAAGCATCAACGCCATTCGGGACATGAAGCAAAGAGCCTATCTCCGGCCAATGTCCGGAAGAAACAAGGTTTTCATCATCGATGATGCGGACAAGCTGGGTGAGGCCGCGGCGCACTCCGTCCTTAAGGTTCTTGAAGAGCCGCCTGTCGGGACCTACCTCATTCTCGTGACCCCGAATCCCCATCTTCTTCTGACCACCATCGCCTCCCGATGTCAGGTGCTCGAATTCACCGGTCTTGCCGAAGAGGAAATCGCCGGGATCCTGATCGAGGAAGGTCATCCTGAGGAGCAGGCGAGAATCCTGGCTCTTCTGGCCCAGGGAAGCCTGTTCCGGGCTCGGGACATGGATTGGGAGGAGATCGGTGAAGAGAGACGACGGACCTGGGAGCTTTTTTCCGCCGTCCTGCTGTGGGATCGTCCGTCCCGCTTTCTGACGCTTTTCAGCCGTTATCCCAACTGGCGCCTGGAGGATGCGCTCCGGCGAACCCTGGGCTTTTTCGTCTGTTTCTGCCGGGACTGTCTGCTTGTCGTCTCGCAGGGGAATCTCCGGATGCTCATGAACCCGGATTTTGAAAAACCGATCGTCGAGGCTTCCACGGCGGCCGGGCGGCGCCGGGTCCTCGAGGTTCTGGACAGGCTCGAAAGCCTGCTTCAGGACCTGCCCAAAAACCTCAATCGAAAACTCCTGGTGAACGCGCTGTTCGCCGGATTGGAGATATGACCATGTCCGACATCATCCTGCTGTTGTCCCGGAGTACCGGGAAAATCGTCCGGGCCCGGAAGGGCGAACTCGACCTGAAAAGAGGCGATCTCTGCATTGTGGAATCGGATTACGGCGGCGATCTGGCCGCCGTCGTCGATGATGCCAGCCCGGTCTGCCGGAATCCCAAGGCGGGCCACGAAGCCGTCCCGGTGATCCGCAAGGCCACGGACGACGACATCGGAAAATTCGAATGGCTCTGGGAAAGGGAAAAGCGGGCCTTCGAGCTCTGCCAGGACAGGATCCGTTTCCGCCGTCTGGCCATGAAGCTTGTGGCCGTGAGATATTTTTTCAACGAGAAAAAGGGTGTCTTTTTCTATACCGCCGACGGGCGCATCGATTTTCGTCAGCTTGTCAAGGATCTGGCCAAAGAATTGAGGATGCGGATCGAAATGCGCCAGGTCGGCGTCCGCGATGAGGCCCGGATGATGGGAGGGCTGGGGGTCTGCGGACGGTCGCTGTGTTGTTTTTCCTTTATCCGGAACTTCGAACCCGTGACCATTCAGAAAGCCCGCCGCCAACAGATTGCCATCAATCCGACCAAGATCTCCGGTCTCTGCGGACGTCTGATGTGCTGTCTCGGATTCGAGGATCAGACCCGGGGCAGGATTTTCACGCCTGAGGACAACGCCGCTCCCGAGGACTGATCAGTCCGGCCGGGCCACCGTGAATCGGACGCGGCTCGAAACGGCGATGAGCGTCCCCTCCGCGGTGAAGGCCTTGATCTGCCAGGAATAGCTCTCCCCGGCTTTCATCTTGGCCCGGATTTCGGGCGGAAGAACAACCCGGTTCTCCCGCGTTGTTGTTTTCCAAAGGACGGTGTGATTGGAAAGGGTGAGGTCGTAGAGCGTGTTTTCTCCGACGACCCGCCATTCGAAAAAGGCCGGGATGCCCCCGACATCGATGACGGGCGAAATCAGAGTTACGGCTTTTCCCCGGACGGCGGTGTCGTCCTCCAGAAGAAAAACCGGCGAATCCGACGGCCGGGTCAAAAGCAAGGCGAGCACCGCCAGGCTGACACAGGCGGTCAGGCCGGCCAGAGCCCATTCCCGGGGTTTGAAGGAGGCCAGCCAGAGGCGCATTCCGAAAAACGGGCGGGTTTTTTCCGGGACGCCTTCCGGTTCGGTCAGAAGAGAGGGATTTGTCTTGATGACATGGAGGATTTCTTCACGATCGGAAGTCCGGGCGAAACACGACGGGCAATTGAAAAGATGTTCTTGAAATGCCTCGCGCTCCGCTTCCTCCAGCTTTTCAAGGAGATAATCGTCGATTTTTTCTTCGAAGTGACATTTTCTCATCAGCCTCACCTTTTGGTTACTCATCCGTTTAGTCGGAGATCCTGAGAAAAAGTGAAAAAAATCACCGCTTGACGCTCTTTTTTATCAATTTGACGGCATAATGCGCCTGTTCACTGACTTTTTTCGGCGAAACTCCCAGCCGGGCGGCCACGTCCTCCCGGGAAAGACCCTGGTAGTAATACAACTGGAGGATCTTTTTAAAGCGGGGCTTCAGTCCTTTGACGGCTTCGGCGATGTGGGCTTCCCTTTCCTGAAGCTCATAGGATTTGCCGGGATCGGCGGGAAGACTCGGTTCGGGAGCATGCTGCAGGACGCGCTGTTTCCATCGGATGTAATCGATGATCCGCCGGCTGGTGATGGTATAGAGGAAAGTCCCGATCGTGGATTCACCCCGAAACTCCCCCTTGCGAACCTTTTCCACAGCCTGCATGAGCACGGAGTTGGCGATATCCTCGCAGTCCGGATTGTCCCGACCCAGGGCTTTTCGGATGCGGAAATAGATGACGGGCCGATAGGAGGCGGCCATGGCGTCAAGGTCGACGGACTTTTTCATGAGTCCTTCCCGGTCTGTCTCCGCCCCCGGAGATATTCCTTGGGGTCGACGAGAATCTCCCGCGGCTTGCTGCCGTCGGCGGGGCCGACAATGCCGTCGTTCTCCATCTGGTCTATGATCCGGGCCGCCCGGGCATAGCCGAGTTTCATTTTGCGCTGAAGGTTGGAGGCGGAGGCCTGTCCGGTGAGCAGCACCAATTCGACGGCCTTGTCGAACAGGGGGTCCTTTTCGCCGTCGTCATCCCAGACGAAATCGTCGGGACCCTTGATGACCTGAAGAATCCTCTCGTCGAAAACGGGTGCTCCCTGATCCTTGACATGCTTGACCAGCCGGCGGACCTCGGGGATCGAGATATACGAGCAGTGAAGTCTGAGCAGACGGGGAAAGTTGGGCGGAAGAAAAAGCATGTCGCCATTGCCCAGGAGCTTTTCGGCGCCCACGGTGTCGATGATGACACGGGAGTCGATTTTTGTCGGCACACGGAATCCGATCCGGCTTGTGAAGTTGTTCTTGATCGTTCCGGTGATGACGTCGATGGACGGTCGCTGCGTGGCCATGACCAGATGGATGCCGACAGCCCGCGCCAATTGGGCCAGGCGGGCGATCGAGGCTTCGACCTCCTGGGCTCCGACCATCATGAGTTCGGCCAGTTCGTCGATGATGACGACAAGGAAAGGCAGCGGCTGAAGCTTCTGCCGGTCCTCGTCGGACAGTTTGCTTTTTTTGTCCGCCAGAATGTCGGAAACGGTCTGGTTGTACTGTTCGATATTCCGGACCTTCATCGCCCCCAGTTTCCGGAGCCGGTCCTCCATTTTCTTGACGATGTCGATGAGGATGATGCCGGCCTTTTTCGCGTCGTTGACGACGGGGGCCAGGAGATGGGGAATCCCTTCGTAGAGCGAAAATTCCAGCCGCTTCGGATCGATCAGGATGAGCTTGACTTCATCCGGAGTAGCCTTGTAAAGGATGCTGGCGATCAGGGTGTTCAGAGCCACGCTTTTTCCCGTTCCCGTGGCTCCGGCGATCAGCAGATGGGGCATGACCGACAGGTCGGTGAGATAAACTTCGCCGTGGACGGTTTTCCCCAGAGCGATGGTCAGTTTGGAGGGCGCATCCATAAATTTTCGGGATTGAAGAATGTCCCGGAGCCGGATGTCTTCTCTTTTATTGTTGGGGATCTCGATGCCCAGGGAGGATTTGCCCGGGA includes the following:
- a CDS encoding DEAD/DEAH box helicase, with translation MSSAEKIRKSLADLSDLALRTDSLRDVRHIPAREGRYRPYPPDVHSALTDVLKARGFTELYSHQHAAWEAVGDRRNTVVVTPTASGKTLCYNLPVLDAILKDTSTRALYLFPTKALANDQRAELDEVTRSLPEEIRIFTYDGDTPQDARKAIRARGHIILTNPDMLHAGILPHHTKWIKLFENLKYVVIDELHNYRGVFGSHLANVLRRLRRIARFYGSDPVFILCTATIANPVEMAERMIEAPVALIDDNGAPRGEKFFIFYTPPVVNAALGIRKSYVNETRRVASIFLNNNLQTIVFAPSRLITEVLVTYLKGDIASKVGQEGLIRGYRGGYLPIKRREVEKGLREGDILGVVSTNALELGIDIGTLDAAVMAGYPGTIASTWQRAGRAGRKTGSSAAVLVASSAPLDQFIVNNPEYFFGGSPEKALINPDNLSILASHVECAVFELPFEDGETFGTVEIGDILKLLEEEHLVHHSGDKWFWTSESYPADTVSLRSISSDNFVVVDTTGKSRVIAEVDFSSALTTLHPKAIYICEGEQYFVESLDFEQRRAYVKKTDIDYYTDAIDYTKIKVLDVFDTRDLDRCRAHHGEVHVAVQVVGFKKIKFHTMENVGAGDLQLPENEMHTTAWWLTLPAVLLQSLSYDSEEKINGLFGLSYILHHIAPLFLMCDVHDLGVSISDNTTGRPLPPRDVRTRPKAVAEGPQFDETSFEPNIFLYDNYPGGIGLSPALYYLETRLMDHALKTIEACPCRDGCPSCVGPPSESGRRAKEAARDMLRHILR
- the uvrA gene encoding excinuclease ABC subunit UvrA → MLQYPVMLEEIRVKRAAQHNLKGIDVGLPRNKLVVVTGPSGSGKSSLAFDTLFAEGQRRYIECLSAYARQFVEQMEKPDVESVEGISPAVSIDQKTISANPRSTVGTVTEISDFLRLLFARAGAPHCPRCGREVRSQSREQILIRVGEDFAERRVKLLAPLVRGRKGEYQRLFERMRKKGYLRVRVDGALTELDDDIPLDKTRKHTIDVLVDDLVLNDASGDRTAESVAKALELSGGDLLLIDEEGQDHLYSGKFLCPDCAVNLPELEPRSFSFNSPYGACRVCNGLGFAAEVDEWGETVLKEEACAACRGARLRPESLAVKVGGLSIHEIGELPLDGLAEKIPEFVFLTGIRPVADKILKEISGRLAVLKELGMGYLQLNRTAVSLSGGEAQRLRLAAQVGARLRGVLYVLDEPTIGLHQRDNGRLIALLKSLRDEGNSVIVVEHDEQTIRAADHILDLGPGAGEAGGYKVAEGPIETLLSDPASLTALYLRGEKSVAVPSERRKPAHCLTILSPREHNLKGMDVDIPLGVMTAVTGVSGSGKSTLVHDVLFKSLMNVLHDSGFKAGAHQGIRGVDKIDKVVAVDQKPIGRTPRSNPATYTGVFTILREVFSRTAEARARGYGAGRFSFNVAGGRCEECRGAGVKKIAMHFLPDVFVTCDRCAGKRYNRETLAVFYRDKTIADFLDMTVDEAVEELRAHPLLKRKLAVLKEVGLGYLRLGQPAPTLSGGEAQRIKLSRELGRKATGRTLYILDEPTTGLHFDDVSRLLAVLRELVALGNTVVVIEHNLDVVKASDYIIDLGPEGGEAGGRIVARGTPEEVAEVESSHTGRFLKAVLERSGREGEQGKPWHF
- the holB gene encoding DNA polymerase III subunit delta' produces the protein MAFLDIPGHGRIKNILKRALAKGRLPHALIFSGPEDLGKKATALVLAQALNCLELSDDACGRCANCRAIKNGRFPDVLEIEPVTSSISINAIRDMKQRAYLRPMSGRNKVFIIDDADKLGEAAAHSVLKVLEEPPVGTYLILVTPNPHLLLTTIASRCQVLEFTGLAEEEIAGILIEEGHPEEQARILALLAQGSLFRARDMDWEEIGEERRRTWELFSAVLLWDRPSRFLTLFSRYPNWRLEDALRRTLGFFVCFCRDCLLVVSQGNLRMLMNPDFEKPIVEASTAAGRRRVLEVLDRLESLLQDLPKNLNRKLLVNALFAGLEI
- the ricT gene encoding regulatory iron-sulfur-containing complex subunit RicT, with the translated sequence MSDIILLLSRSTGKIVRARKGELDLKRGDLCIVESDYGGDLAAVVDDASPVCRNPKAGHEAVPVIRKATDDDIGKFEWLWEREKRAFELCQDRIRFRRLAMKLVAVRYFFNEKKGVFFYTADGRIDFRQLVKDLAKELRMRIEMRQVGVRDEARMMGGLGVCGRSLCCFSFIRNFEPVTIQKARRQQIAINPTKISGLCGRLMCCLGFEDQTRGRIFTPEDNAAPED
- a CDS encoding zf-HC2 domain-containing protein; protein product: MRKCHFEEKIDDYLLEKLEEAEREAFQEHLFNCPSCFARTSDREEILHVIKTNPSLLTEPEGVPEKTRPFFGMRLWLASFKPREWALAGLTACVSLAVLALLLTRPSDSPVFLLEDDTAVRGKAVTLISPVIDVGGIPAFFEWRVVGENTLYDLTLSNHTVLWKTTTRENRVVLPPEIRAKMKAGESYSWQIKAFTAEGTLIAVSSRVRFTVARPD
- a CDS encoding sigma-70 family RNA polymerase sigma factor, translated to MKKSVDLDAMAASYRPVIYFRIRKALGRDNPDCEDIANSVLMQAVEKVRKGEFRGESTIGTFLYTITSRRIIDYIRWKQRVLQHAPEPSLPADPGKSYELQEREAHIAEAVKGLKPRFKKILQLYYYQGLSREDVAARLGVSPKKVSEQAHYAVKLIKKSVKR
- a CDS encoding DNA translocase FtsK 4TM domain-containing protein, which gives rise to MARSKKSAEERGRSVEIAAVLLVFAAVFSLISILSYHSGDPSWGKKPAGAGTENVAGRIGSHFAEPVLIGLGAAALLLPLSLGYLGVTALFPGKRKRLPGAAGRAILLIAILSPLLVLAVDRFHWGGGEFYAGGLFGKFAAEFLKHYLNTLGSWAVLSAALIFFVLLSTRWSPGQTAERLQGLFHSAFQDVRIKVTRYGNSRKKEKMRRKVQEKYAAPQKQTPPPAPLRKETKKAEKKMSLPAKSVEDNMLFPDLGKRGDYHFPPFSLLDLGKPAEKVDTRELSEKKQRIEEKLGEFGVAGEVREYHPGPVITTYEFFPAAGIKVSQVANLTEELSLALEAESVRIQRIPGKSSLGIEIPNNKREDIRLRDILQSRKFMDAPSKLTIALGKTVHGEVYLTDLSVMPHLLIAGATGTGKSVALNTLIASILYKATPDEVKLILIDPKRLEFSLYEGIPHLLAPVVNDAKKAGIILIDIVKKMEDRLRKLGAMKVRNIEQYNQTVSDILADKKSKLSDEDRQKLQPLPFLVVIIDELAELMMVGAQEVEASIARLAQLARAVGIHLVMATQRPSIDVITGTIKNNFTSRIGFRVPTKIDSRVIIDTVGAEKLLGNGDMLFLPPNFPRLLRLHCSYISIPEVRRLVKHVKDQGAPVFDERILQVIKGPDDFVWDDDGEKDPLFDKAVELVLLTGQASASNLQRKMKLGYARAARIIDQMENDGIVGPADGSKPREILVDPKEYLRGRRQTGKDS